The genomic DNA CGCCATCACCTTAAGCAAACTCCTGGCCGATGCCGGTCACGAGGTCCTGGTCTTGACGCAGGCCGGAACGCAATCCGAGGCCATGGCCCGTGAAGCCGGGCTCGAAACCGTTTCCGTCGACCTGAACACCACCAATCCCCTGCGCTTCGCCGCCGCCGCAAGGCATATCATACAACTCCTGCGGACGCACCGCCCGGAAATCGTCAATTGCCACCGGGGTGAAGGCTTCTTCCTGTGGGGACTGCTCAAACTCTTCGGCTTCCACTATCAATTGGTGCGCACCCGGGGCGACCAGCGTCCGCCCCGCTCCGACGCGATCAATCGCTGGCTCCACTCGGGCGTCTCCGACGCCGTGGTGGTCACCAATCGGCGCATGGCCGAATATTTTCTGCACAAGATGCGTACCCCCGGCCCCGGATTATGGCTCATCCACGGCGGCGTGGACACCGCAAAATTCCACTTCGACCAGGCTGGTCGGGATCGGGTCCGTGAAGAGTTCGGCTTCGGCCCGGACGACCTCGTCGTGGGCCTGCTCGGACGGTTCGACCGGGTCAAGGGACACAAGGAAACCATCGAGGCCGTGGCCGCCCTGCGCCGACAGGGCATGGACAACATCCGTCTTCTGCTCATCGGCTTCGACACGGCCATGACCACCGACCAGATCGAAGCGCACATCCGGGCTGCCGGGGTTGAGGACATCACCCGCATCAGCGGCAGGCGGGACGACGTGGCCGCCTGCGTCAGCGCGCTGGACATCGGCGTGGTCGCCTCGCTGTGGTCCGAGGCCATCGCCCGCTCCGCGCTGGAAATCATGGCCGCCGAACGGCCGCTGGTCTCCACCGACGTGGGCGTCATGCCCGATCTGGTGGACGCCTCCGTGCTGGTAAAACCCGAGGACGTGGATGGACTGGCCGAAGCCATAAAAGGCGTGGCGACCGATCCGGATCTGCGCGAACAGGTCCTGGCCGCCCAGAAACGGACCATGTCCCAGCTCACCTTGGACGAGTTCCTCAAGCGGACGCTGAACCTCTACCAGAGTCTTCTGGAAGACGCCTGATCCGAATCAGCCCCCGAACAGCTCGCGGGTCTTGGCGATCCTGTCGGCCACGGCCAGAACGGTCAGGGCGTAGCTTTCGGAGTGGTTGTAGCGATAGATGACCTTGAGCTTCTGCTCCGGCGTCATGGAATCCTTCCAGCCATGCGCGGCCACGAAGTTGGCCATGCTGTAGAGGGCGTCCCGCATCTCGAAAAGATCGATACGCCCATCTCCGGACCCGTCCCGGCCGTAATGTTCCGCATTGGTCGGCATGAACTGGCACAGGCCAATGGCGCCGTACACCGAGCTGCGGATGGTCAACGGGTCCTGTCCGATGCCCTGGGCATAGCGAATGAGCGCCTTGAGTTCCTCATAGGCCCAATCTCCCTTCTCCCGGGTCCGCCTTCTGAGCCAGTCCATGGTCTCGTCGGACAAGTCTGTCCGTTCGATGCGATCGCGGATGAGCTCAAAATCTCCAGCCAGGGCCATGGAGGCCAGTATGGTGAAACCGTTGTGGTCGCCGACGCTCATGCCCAGCCGGGTCTCCAGCAACATAAGCGCGGTCAGGATTTCACCCGGCACCCCGAACTCCTCATGAATCAGGGTCAAATCGGCGCGGTGTTCACGGTAAAAGGCATAGGCTCCGGCGATAAGCAACGGATTCAGATAGCGATCCATGACCTGCGGTTCGGCCCGAGGGCCTGGCTCTCTGGAGGAAAGCCGGGTGTTGAGCAGGACGTTCATCTTGCGGGCCATGATCTCGGGCTTGAACTCCAGGTCCGGACTGGAGAACAGATAAGCGACCTTGCGCCGCTCAAACCCGTCCTCCGCGAGACGGCCCACCAGCGGGTCCCACAGGCCACCCGACGCTGCGGCCGCCAGTCCAAGGACACAAACAAAAACGGCGGCCAACGAAATTCCGATGGCCGCGCGTTTCATGCGCCTTTTGGGCTGCGAGTCAAATTCGATCCATGGGCACAAACCCCATCTCCTCCTCGAAATCCTCGTCCATCTGCGACGAAAACTTCCTGAGATCATAGACCGCGCCGCAGGATGGACACTTCAGCGTAACCTCGCGGCATCCCCTATATGCGGTCAGGTCGAGACCGCACTTCTCGCATTCCATGCCCTTGGCATGCCAAGTGCGTTTGCGCCCGAACGTCATGGGGCTACTTGACCTCCTTGAGGCCAAGGTTCTTCTCGCCCATGGCCACGTAAAGCTTGGAAACGGCGGTGCCGTAATCGGCCAGGGCCTGGGAAAGCTGAGCTTCGGCCAGACTGAGGCGCTCTTGGGCGTTGAGCACATCGGTGTTGGTGCCCACCTGGGCCTGATAGCGGGCCACGGCCATGCGGTAGGCCTCCTCGGCGGCCACCACGGATTTCTTGGCCACGGAAATGCGGTCGGCCGCTTCCTGCAGGTTCAGGATGGAGCTCTTGACCTCGAACCCGGCGTTGAGCCTGGTGTTCTCCAGGTCGGCCTGCATCTGCTTGACCATCTCGTCGTAACGCTTGGAATCGTAGTAGTCGGCGCCCCACTGGAAAATTTCCATGGTGGCGTCCACCCCGGCGGTCCAGTACTCGCTGGAAGCCTCGGAACGGTAGCCGCTGCCGCTGACGGACGGATCGTCGCCGCGGGTGACGTAATCCCAACGGCCGGTGACCGAAGGATAGAAA from Pseudodesulfovibrio thermohalotolerans includes the following:
- a CDS encoding lytic murein transglycosylase, giving the protein MAAVFVCVLGLAAAASGGLWDPLVGRLAEDGFERRKVAYLFSSPDLEFKPEIMARKMNVLLNTRLSSREPGPRAEPQVMDRYLNPLLIAGAYAFYREHRADLTLIHEEFGVPGEILTALMLLETRLGMSVGDHNGFTILASMALAGDFELIRDRIERTDLSDETMDWLRRRTREKGDWAYEELKALIRYAQGIGQDPLTIRSSVYGAIGLCQFMPTNAEHYGRDGSGDGRIDLFEMRDALYSMANFVAAHGWKDSMTPEQKLKVIYRYNHSESYALTVLAVADRIAKTRELFGG
- a CDS encoding glycosyltransferase family 4 protein, which produces MRIFQVINVRWFNATAWYAITLSKLLADAGHEVLVLTQAGTQSEAMAREAGLETVSVDLNTTNPLRFAAAARHIIQLLRTHRPEIVNCHRGEGFFLWGLLKLFGFHYQLVRTRGDQRPPRSDAINRWLHSGVSDAVVVTNRRMAEYFLHKMRTPGPGLWLIHGGVDTAKFHFDQAGRDRVREEFGFGPDDLVVGLLGRFDRVKGHKETIEAVAALRRQGMDNIRLLLIGFDTAMTTDQIEAHIRAAGVEDITRISGRRDDVAACVSALDIGVVASLWSEAIARSALEIMAAERPLVSTDVGVMPDLVDASVLVKPEDVDGLAEAIKGVATDPDLREQVLAAQKRTMSQLTLDEFLKRTLNLYQSLLEDA
- a CDS encoding dual CXXC motif small (seleno)protein, yielding MTFGRKRTWHAKGMECEKCGLDLTAYRGCREVTLKCPSCGAVYDLRKFSSQMDEDFEEEMGFVPMDRI